A genomic window from Methanobrevibacter sp. TLL-48-HuF1 includes:
- a CDS encoding SAP domain-containing protein, whose amino-acid sequence MTSEYTPEENKLRELTGGDYFSQEFMDNLNSLNLTVKEANIVINQIKHEITTGECCLEAIPIRLNYLLKQLAPEITKYVVPSKELIAKKELIFLLNLKDNITFCPNCQSSLFLTDKFCYKCGAKNMQSIAIKAPKDDDLNLNEIYCAKLYEKYPLNFKYAYVCFLRYVNENPGKVEFPVFNNIDGFKLKKQAVKDNYFTLGDPVYSISNYTISDIKKVLKKYDLKVSGKKDELIERISKNLSDDEINNEFENSTFVLTSEAEKFLKENKYIVYYYDNSLDEFISLEKYESLFKKSKVTDSIYDVLYRYYTNLANESVNNKQWDHYKTSIGHIINISVDNISDLKLLKLHIKYFILEANNWICDDYSDYYNPSFNLEFNKSRNDLIASLKLELNELQEIFDEAWSEVKIPSYTVTKADTFKKLILAFNGEDLNEIH is encoded by the coding sequence ATGACTTCTGAGTACACACCTGAAGAAAATAAATTAAGAGAGCTTACTGGCGGAGATTATTTTTCCCAGGAATTTATGGATAATTTAAATTCCTTAAATTTAACAGTTAAAGAAGCTAATATTGTTATTAATCAGATTAAACATGAAATAACTACTGGTGAATGTTGTTTGGAAGCTATTCCAATTAGATTAAATTATCTTTTAAAACAGTTAGCTCCAGAAATTACAAAATATGTTGTACCCTCTAAAGAATTAATAGCTAAAAAAGAACTTATTTTCCTTTTAAATCTGAAAGACAATATAACTTTTTGTCCGAATTGTCAAAGCAGCCTTTTTTTAACAGATAAATTTTGCTATAAATGTGGTGCTAAAAATATGCAATCAATAGCTATTAAAGCACCGAAAGATGATGATTTGAACTTAAATGAGATATATTGTGCCAAATTATATGAGAAATATCCCCTTAATTTTAAATATGCTTATGTTTGTTTTTTAAGATATGTCAATGAAAATCCTGGGAAAGTTGAGTTTCCAGTATTTAATAATATTGACGGGTTTAAATTAAAAAAACAGGCTGTTAAAGATAATTATTTCACATTAGGTGATCCTGTTTACAGTATTTCTAATTATACTATTTCAGATATTAAAAAGGTTTTAAAAAAGTATGATTTGAAAGTTTCAGGTAAAAAAGATGAACTGATTGAAAGAATAAGTAAAAATTTATCAGATGATGAGATTAATAATGAATTTGAAAACAGCACTTTTGTTTTAACATCTGAAGCTGAAAAATTTTTAAAAGAAAATAAATACATTGTCTATTATTATGATAACAGTTTAGATGAATTTATTTCTCTAGAAAAATACGAGTCATTATTTAAGAAATCTAAAGTAACTGATTCTATTTATGATGTTTTATATAGGTATTATACTAATTTAGCTAATGAATCTGTAAATAATAAACAATGGGATCACTACAAAACATCTATAGGCCATATCATTAACATATCAGTTGACAATATCAGTGATTTAAAATTACTTAAATTACACATTAAGTATTTTATTTTAGAAGCTAATAATTGGATTTGTGATGATTACAGTGATTATTATAATCCTTCTTTTAATTTGGAATTTAATAAATCCAGAAATGATTTAATAGCTAGTTTAAAATTAGAATTAAATGAACTTCAGGAAATATTTGATGAAGCATGGAGTGAAGTTAAAATACCTTCCTATACAGTCACAAAAGCAGATACTTTTAAAAAATTAATTTTAGCATTTAATGGTGAAGATTTAAATGAAATTCACTGA
- a CDS encoding zinc ribbon domain-containing protein: MIRCPKCGNEVSGDDFCSECGLKLNHTSKENKHYCPECGFETSIKDKFCQKCGAKINGKSDNDDLLSFNKTNLYPIILGFIFLLIAILFASRLVLVLCLFAAGFLFEFKSDNAFLNSILVAVIPGILFIITMQNIYYLLMCFIPPIAGCFIAATYRRR, from the coding sequence ATGATAAGATGTCCAAAGTGTGGAAATGAAGTTAGTGGAGATGATTTTTGTTCTGAATGCGGACTTAAACTTAATCATACTTCAAAAGAAAATAAACATTACTGTCCAGAGTGCGGTTTTGAAACTAGTATAAAAGATAAATTTTGCCAAAAATGCGGTGCAAAAATAAATGGTAAATCTGATAATGATGATTTGTTAAGTTTTAATAAAACTAATCTTTATCCCATTATTTTAGGATTTATCTTCCTTTTAATTGCAATACTTTTCGCAAGTAGGCTTGTATTAGTTCTTTGTTTATTTGCAGCGGGGTTTCTTTTTGAATTTAAATCAGACAATGCATTTCTTAATAGTATTTTAGTTGCTGTAATTCCAGGTATTTTATTTATTATCACAATGCAAAATATATATTATTTATTGATGTGTTTTATACCTCCGATAGCTGGCTGTTTTATAGCTGCCACATATAGAAGAAGGTAA
- a CDS encoding zinc ribbon domain-containing protein: MTEIYCSKCGEKNSPTKDYCINCGSVLRKLDNFKVGDKITSFEDMFTQKHKEQLNEIPLTNEIYELILNNIYETGKKSLKNKGSTALEKVADVVEAYAKWSYKSKGGELGFYSANNIKLDDRLNDSVQIATLIHELSHHLLAEIHEQILMYFWEVEKTYEIEVFVQYILASGTVHLMNEYCAHTVEGRFIPHGYQNYGSFNSILEEQKDELDHDTVVISLVLGNTIAEDIIHLLEHFIDEDLRHEIKQQYNKDQLPPSYSQIGMETTDMMDGNSRNELIMGPLAGSFDAAMKNPDFKNVLNEFLDTFKSFNQ; the protein is encoded by the coding sequence ATGACCGAAATATATTGCTCAAAATGTGGAGAAAAAAACTCACCGACAAAAGATTATTGTATCAACTGTGGAAGCGTACTTAGAAAACTTGATAACTTTAAAGTAGGTGATAAAATAACCTCATTTGAAGACATGTTTACACAAAAACACAAAGAGCAATTAAATGAAATACCATTAACCAATGAGATTTATGAACTTATATTGAATAATATATATGAAACAGGTAAAAAATCTCTTAAAAACAAAGGGTCCACAGCTTTAGAAAAAGTAGCTGATGTTGTTGAAGCATATGCCAAATGGTCATATAAATCCAAAGGAGGAGAACTTGGATTTTATAGTGCAAACAATATAAAACTAGATGACCGGCTAAATGATTCAGTACAAATAGCTACACTAATTCATGAGTTATCACACCATCTGCTTGCTGAAATTCATGAACAAATTCTAATGTATTTCTGGGAAGTTGAAAAAACCTATGAAATTGAAGTATTTGTCCAATACATCCTTGCATCTGGAACAGTACATTTAATGAATGAATACTGTGCCCATACTGTTGAAGGAAGATTCATTCCACATGGTTATCAAAATTACGGGTCATTTAATTCAATACTTGAAGAACAGAAAGATGAACTTGATCATGACACAGTTGTTATTTCACTTGTTTTAGGAAATACAATAGCTGAAGACATAATCCATTTACTTGAGCATTTTATTGATGAAGATTTGAGACACGAAATAAAACAGCAATACAATAAAGACCAGTTACCTCCCAGCTATTCTCAGATAGGTATGGAAACTACAGATATGATGGATGGAAACAGCAGAAACGAACTGATTATGGGACCTCTTGCAGGTTCATTTGATGCAGCTATGAAAAATCCGGATTTTAAAAATGTGCTGAATGAATTTTTAGACACTTTTAAATCATTTAATCAGTGA
- a CDS encoding zinc ribbon domain-containing protein gives MVKCPSCGKEVGDAAFCNNCGSKLHSQKNEKIKSNDFQEKKFCANCGSEMNVNATFCSNCGTHELKANNQVGNNLVATFNPGTAFLISIYTTGAGHIYLGLFKRGISFLISQIVLVVLVAIFTLLLGYLWYMLAVIVLLLGILACLTLHIYSIYDSYKSIKKITNGESVEDIMFFNKFM, from the coding sequence ATGGTTAAATGTCCTTCTTGTGGGAAAGAAGTTGGGGATGCTGCTTTTTGTAATAATTGCGGATCCAAACTTCATTCTCAAAAAAATGAAAAAATAAAAAGCAATGATTTTCAAGAAAAAAAATTCTGTGCTAACTGTGGAAGTGAAATGAATGTTAATGCTACATTTTGTTCTAATTGCGGAACTCATGAATTAAAGGCAAATAATCAGGTAGGCAATAATCTTGTTGCTACTTTTAATCCTGGAACTGCATTTTTAATATCTATATACACTACCGGTGCGGGACATATTTATTTAGGATTATTTAAAAGAGGCATATCCTTTTTAATATCTCAAATAGTTCTTGTAGTATTAGTAGCTATATTTACACTACTATTGGGATATCTATGGTATATGTTAGCTGTGATTGTATTGTTATTAGGTATTTTAGCATGTTTAACTTTGCATATATATTCAATTTATGATTCATATAAATCAATTAAAAAAATAACAAATGGTGAAAGTGTTGAAGATATAATGTTTTTCAATAAGTTCATGTGA